One genomic segment of Ipomoea triloba cultivar NCNSP0323 chromosome 9, ASM357664v1 includes these proteins:
- the LOC116030624 gene encoding uncharacterized protein LOC116030624, whose amino-acid sequence MSEPIKPLKKPPGYRDPSIPIQMPPSFYPPRRKRRNCCCRCCCYFIIFLIFAILLLIMCGAIFFLWFNPKLPVFHLTSLDFTKFAVTNSPDGGSSLNAQGTVGVEMKNPNKQLKMVYGRTKLELRGGTGGSEDMSLGKGIVRGFVQKAGNVRELKVRIWSKELLFGKSATNVGDRFKRKTLKVNAEVKTGIGIGFSGGWSTGPIGVTVRCNALSLKHISDVTSRKCHVKLLNLVDIS is encoded by the exons ATGTCTGAACCAATTAAGCCTCTGAAAAAGCCACCAGGCTACAGAGACCCTTCCATCCCAATCCAAATGCCGCCGTCCTTCTACCCTCCACGGCGAAAGCGCAGGAATTGCTGCTGCAGATGTTGTTGctatttcatcattttcctcATATTCGCCATCCTCTTGTTGATCATGTGCGGGGCCATTTTCTTCCTGTGGTTCAACCCCAAGCTGCCGGTTTTCCACCTCACCTCCCTTGATTTCACCAAATTCGCGGTCACCAACTCCCCAGACGGGGGCTCTTCCTTGAACGCCCAAGGCACCGTCGGGGTGGAGATGAAGAACCCCAACAAGCAGCTGAAAATGGTGTACGGGCGGACCAAGCTGGAATTGAGAGGTGGCACTGGCGGGAGTGAGGACATGAGCCTTGGGAAGGGCATCGTGCGCGGTTTTGTGCAGAAAGCGGGGAATGTGAGGGAGTTGAAAGTGAGGATTTGGTCTAAGGAGTTGTTGTTTGGGAAGAGCGCAACAAATGTGGGGGACAGATTCAAAAGGAAGACGCTGAAGGTGAACGCAGAAGTGAAGACAGGAATTGGAATAGGATTCTCGGGGGGTTGGAGCACCGGCCCCATTGGGGTCACCGTGCGCTGTAATGCTCTCAGCTTGAAACACATATCCGACGTCACCTCCCGGAAATGTCACGTTAAACTGCTCAACTT GGTTGATATAAGCTGA